The Anguilla anguilla isolate fAngAng1 chromosome 2, fAngAng1.pri, whole genome shotgun sequence genome contains the following window.
aaaaaaaagcaagactgGCGGTAAGGCGAGAGCGAAAGCAAAGACTCGTTCATCTAGGGCGGGACTGCAGTTTCCAGTAGGTCGCGTTCACCGATTGCTACGTAAAGGAAACTATGCTGAGCGTGTTGGTGCTGGCGCTCCAGTATACTTAGCTGCCGTGCTGGAGTATCTAACTGCTGAGATTTTGGAGCTGGCTGGTAATGCGGCCCGCGACAACAAGAAAACTCGCATCA
Protein-coding sequences here:
- the LOC118221651 gene encoding histone H2A-like, whose protein sequence is KKKSKTGGKARAKAKTRSSRAGLQFPVGRVHRLLRKGNYAERVGAGAPVYLAAVLEYLTAEILELAGNAARDNKKTRIIPRHLQLAVRNDEELNKLLGGVTIAQGGVLPNIQAVLLPKKTEKAVKAK